The following are encoded together in the Oncorhynchus masou masou isolate Uvic2021 chromosome 5, UVic_Omas_1.1, whole genome shotgun sequence genome:
- the cry3b gene encoding cryptochrome circadian regulator 3b, whose protein sequence is MTKNSIHWFRKGLRLHDNPALLEAVRDSDTVRCVYFLDPWFAGSSNLGVNRWRFLLQCLEDLDASLRRLNSRLFVIRGQPANIFPQLFKDWNTSQLTFECDSEPFGKERDAAIKKLATDAGVEVISRISHTLYDLDKIIELNGGHPPLTFKHFQTLVGSMPPPDAPVGALSRASMGRCVTPVSDNHRDKYGVPLLEELGFDTEGLAPAVWPGGESEALTRIERQLEPDLSTAWQVKFESTRKTASPLLPSPLGLSPYLRFGCLSCRLFYSKLAELYKKVKTNGSPPISLYDKLLWREFFYTAATNNPRFDKIDGNPICIRIPWDRNTEALAKWAEAKTGFPWIDAIMTQLRQEGWIHHLARHAVACFLTRGDLWISWEEGMKVFEELLLDADWSVNAGSWLCHSCSSFFQQFFHCYCPVGFGRKIDPEGDFIRHYLPVLKDMPDKYIYDPWNAPIEVQRAAKCVVGVDYPKPMVNHAEASRLNIERMRQMYQQLSRYRGLSLLAAVPTSPIEDLNAVASPSTGRKHSGLNSHHGRSRVNVNGEELLGLSGVRPRPGPTCTQSCGMAHAEQAGSSNQQLCRTRSAHEFAVPHYPDHLARGGTGKRGRESEQEVGSDFPAPAFKVQRHHQHKSTGRQDERMAVSS, encoded by the exons ATGACCAAGAACTCCATCCACTGGTTCCGGAAGGGACTGCGTCTCCACGACAACCCGGCCCTGCTGGAGGCTGTGCGTGATTCAGACACGGTGCGCTGTGTATACTTCCTAGACCCCTGGTTCGCTGGCTCCTCCAACCTGGGGGTCAACCGGTGGAG GTTCCTGCTGCAGTGTCTGGAAGATCTAGACGCAAGCCTTCGGAGGCTCAACTCCCGTCTGTTTGTGATCCGAGGCCAGCCGGCCAACATCTTCCCCCAACTCTTTAAG GACTGGAACACCTCCCAGCTGACGTTTGAGTGTGACTCTGAGCCGTTCGGTAAGGAGCGGGATGCAGCCATTAAGAAACTGGCCACAGATGCCGGAGTGGAGGTCATCAGCAGGATCTCACACACTCTCTACGACCTGGACAA gatCATAGAGCTGAACGGGGGTCATCCTCCTCTCACCTTCAAGCATTTCCAGACATTGGTTGGCTCCATGCCGCCCCCCGATGCCCCAGTAGGGGCTCTGTCCAGGGCCAGCATGGGTCGATGTGTCACCCCTGTCTCAGACAACCACAGGGACAAGTACGGAGTACCCCTATTGGAGGAGCTGG gATTTGATACAGAGGGCTTAGCCCCAGCCGTGTGgccaggaggagagagtgaagctctCACCAGGATAGAGAGACAACTGGAACCTGACCTCTCCACT gcgtGGCAGGTGAAGTTTGAGAGTACCAGGAAGACCGCCAGCCCCCTGCTGCCCAGTCCTCTAGGTCTCAGCCCCTACCTCCGCTTTGGATGTCTGTCCTGTCGACTTTTCTACAGCAAACTGGCAGAGCTCTACAAGAAG gTAAAGACGAACGGcagtccccccatctctctctatgaCAAGCTGCTGTGGCGTGAGTTCTTCTACACGGCCGCAACGAACAACCCCCGCTTCGACAAAATTGACGGGAACCCCATCTGTATCCGCATCCCCTGGGACCGCAACACAGAGGCGCTGGCCAAGTGGGCAGAAGCCAAGACTGGCTTCCCCTGGATCGACGCCATCATGACTCAGCTGAGGCAGGAAGGCTGGATCCACCACCTGGCCAGACACGCTGTGGCCTGCTTCCTGACCAGAGGAGACCTGTGGATCAGCTGGGAGGAGGGCATGAAG gtgTTTGAGGAGCTGCTCCTGGATGCAGACTGGAGTGTGAACGCAGGCAGCTGGTTGTGTCACTCCTGCAGTTCCTTCTTCCAGCAGTTCTTCCACTGCTACTGTCCTGTGGGCTTCGGACGAAAAATAGATCCCGAAGGAGACTTCATTAG ACACTACCTACCTGTCCTGAAAGACATGCCAGACAAGTACATCTACGACCCTTGGAACGCCCCCATAGAGGTGCAGCGGGCGGCCAAATGTGTGGTCGGGGTGGACTACCCCAAACCCATGGTGAACCATGCAGAGGCCAGCCGACTCAACATAGAGAGGATGAGACAAATGTACCAGCAGCTGTCCAGATACAGAGGACTCA GCTTACTAGCAGCTGTGCCAACCAGTCCCATTGAGGATCTGAATGCGGTGGCATCGCCCTCTACTGGTAGAAAACACAGCGGGCTCAACAGCCATCATG gccgTAGTAGAGTAAATGTGAACGGTGAGGAGCTGCTGGGACTCAGTGGAGTGAGGCCACGACCTGGACCAACATGCACTCAGA GCTGTGGAATGGCGCACGCAGAGCAGGCAGGATCGTCCAATCAGCAACTCTGTCGGACAAGATCTGCCCATGAGTTTGCTGTGCCTCACTATCCAGATCATTTGGCACGGGGCGGGACTGGGAAGAGGGGGCGGGAGTCGGAACAGGAAGTGGGCAGCGACTTTCCGGCCCCTGCCTTCAAGGTGCAGCGACACCACCAACAT aAGAGTACGGGTCGACAGGATGAGAGGATGGCTGTGTCTTCATAA